The Paenibacillus sp. FSL H7-0357 nucleotide sequence GCAGACGACAAACCTATTGTATATACCTATGGTTATACACGGGACGACATTTCCATACATTATAACGACGAGCAGGCTTCGTATGAGGCTATGTCCCATCTGGTCGCGAAGGGTCATAGCAGAATCGCGGTCATTAGCGGGCTGATGGATTCCATTCCGTCCAGACAGCGGCTGAACGGTTATTATCGGGCGATTACTGACTTTGAACTGCCCTTTGATCCTTTATTGATCAAGATGGGGGATTGGGAGCGGGAATCCGGATATCGCCTGACCGGCGAGCTGTTATCTCTGCCGGAGCCGCCGACGGCTATCCTCTCTATGAATGATGTTATGGTGGTAGGGGTATTGCAGGCAGCCGACGAAAGAGGCGTTAAGGTTCCGGAGGACTTGTCGGTGATTGGCTTCGATAACCGGGAATTCAGCGATTATCTGCGCCCGCGGATTACGACGATGGAACTTCCGCTGCACGAAATGGGCTATCAGGCCATAGAGAGCTTGTACAATGTGATCAATGGGAATGAATCTGCGCCCCTGATTATGCCGGAATGCCGGTTAATCGAGCGGGACTCTGTAGCTGCTGTAAACGATGTGAGATAAAGCCGATGTCTCACATCATATTTTTTTCATTTATCTAAACGTTTAGATTATAAAGCAGGACGCGAAAGAGGTGATGGCGATGATGTTTCTCAGCAATGCAAAATACAGAATGGAGCTTAGTGCCCGGGGAGCCATGCAGTCCCTGGTGATGCAGGAAGATCCCGCCGCAATGAACTGGGTGGTTGATCCCGCTTATCTGCAACAGGCAGGGTACGAAGACGAGGATAAGCTGTTCGGGGAATGGACGCTCGAACTGAATGGGAAGATCATACACAGTGTGGATCTTAAGCCGAGGGTGATCCAGGAGGGAGAGCATCGCGCTACTGTTGAGTTTGATGCTTTTCCGGTAACGATCCGCTTCGTGTACACACTGGAGGAGGAGCGCTTCAGGTGGAGCATCGAATTGTCCAACCGCTCCGCACAAGCTGTACGGATTAACGGGCTGCATGTATGGTTCTCGCTGGCCTATATCATGTTCAGGGATGAGAACGTGCTGCGGAATATGCGTGAATCGTGTGCAGTGTTCACTCATCTGGGCGGAGACTTCACCAAGTTCGCCGCTATCAGGCGCAGCAATGAGGCGCCGCACTTGGGTATTTATCAGACTGGGGGCAGAACAGTCACGGCAGGCTCCTATTGCCGTTATAGTAACCGCTTTCTTGAGCAGGTATCCCCTTCCTTGGACGGCTTGCTGTATCATCGGCTGTCGCTGGTGGAGGATGGGGCTTCAATGCCCGACTCAGCAGCTGCGGATTGGATCTATGGTAACGCTTACCATACACTGGATCTGGAGCCCGGGCAGACTTCCAGCTGGGAGTATGTATTTCTCCCTTGCCAGGATCAGGATGATTTCTACCGCCAGGGAGCCGCGTTTGGCCACCCGCACTGGAGCTATACGTCTGTGCTGACACAGGGCGGAATCTTCCAAGCTGAGGTTGGGATAACGCAGGAACAGTCTATACGTGAAATCTGCCTATTCAGCGCTCCACCGGGAACGGAGGAGCTCCGCCGCGAAGACATTACAGATCAGGCGATTCCGGTAATAGGAGAAAATGGCAGGTACACACTTACGCTGCTTCGTCCGGCGCCCGGTGAGCATAAGCTGGAGCTGGTGCTTGAAGACGGACGCAGCGACATCCTGGTGTGGAACGTGCTGGAGCCGATCGACATTATGCTGGAGAAACGGGCAGAATGGCTGGTAGCCCATAGCTATGGAAGCGCAGATGGAGTGGAACGCCCCTACGCGTTCCGTCCCTTGTCCAATCAGGGAGAATCACTTGGCAAGCTGACCTTCCTGCTGATGAAGAACAGCATGTCGGCTGCAGTGCCGGAACAGGTTGCGAAGGCCGAGGCTGCTGCAGTGCTGGATATGAAGCTCCATTGGTTCGAGGAGGGCGATTTCACTCGGCCGCGCCCCTTGTATGGAGGGTTCTACCGGATTTATGATCTGGATTATATTGCGCATGTTTTCTACCTGCTGTCGAGAATGGATGCTGCGCTGCTGAGGCTGCATCCGCCACGGCTTTATCTGGAGTGGGCTGCCGAAGTGATATGCCTGCGTCTGAACCCGGACTGCCATTCCAGGCAGCGAGAGAAGGACGAGGCAGGGCTGAACGGCATTTTCACTCTATATATTCGGGATTTGCTGCAGGCACTTGAGGAGGAGGGACTTGCGGAATGGCAGGGGCAATTGCAGCAGTTATGGGAGCGGTTCGGCCGGAATCTGCAGACAGAAGTACAGCAATACGGCGGGGCAATTACAGAGCACTTCTATGATAACGCAGGGTTCGGACCTACCTGTGAAACGCTGTGCCATCTTGGGAATCTGGACGAAGCGGAACGTTACGGACAGCTGATTCTGGCGAACATCGGGTTCAGTAATGACTACAGGGTTCAGAACCCGGACCGCTGGTGGGAAGCCCTCTCTTCCATGATCCATTCCTTATGGGGGGGATTGGTGTCCGGCTCGGCCCGGGTTGCCTACGAGCATTTGGGCAATCCCGAATATTTGGAGGCGGCTTACCGTTCTACAATGGCCGTGTTCAATTGTTATGACTGGAATGTGCGCTCCACTCCGCGCCGCCTGCAGCCGGGAGAGGCGGCCTCAACTTACAGTGTGGCTGCACCTAATCTGAATATGCCGGAGCTGTCGAGGAACAGGTTTGGACAGTCGGTATTTGTAGCAAGCAGTGATCCGTTATTCGCTTCGCTGTTCTCCACTGTATCCGGAGATGATTGGGACATGGGTGAAGAACTGGTTGCCTACTTATTAGGCTTTGGGACAACCGCCTATCTCTATAGAGACAGCAGCGGCAAGCTGCGTTGTGTTAATGGTTATGTTACCGAGGAGACGGACGGCTGGACAATTACGAGTTATGCAGCGTACCCTTCCAGATACCTGCTGCTTGAAGACAAGGTGGGTTTCCGCTCCGGGCAAGGCCGGCTGCAGCGCCAAGTAAGACTTCAGGGCGGCGTCTTCAGCGCTTGTCCATAATCGCCGGCAGGAGCGGCAGAATGGGACAGGCTACTTAACGGACAAAACCCGTGAAGCTTTTAGATTAAACGTTTAACTTAGTATAATCGAAATAAATATAGGTGAACTTGGAAAATCGACATTAGGTAAAGGAGCAGCGAAGGGGAAGGCCAAGTCTTCTCCGCAGTTGCGCAGAATACCTAAATGAAAAACTCACAAGTTCATTTTATATAGATTTAAAAGAAAAGGGAGGCAACAAACATGAAGTTTGGTAAACGCACTCTGGTTCTATCACTGGCATTAACAATGGTCTTCGCTTCACTGGCCGGCTGTTCGGGGAATGGAGAGAAAAACACGGGCAACACTGCCGCCAAAGCCACAGAAAAAGCCGCGAATGATAAGGGAGGTACGTCCGGCAAGGATATCACGCTTGAACTGTTGTATTGGGGCGATGACGCGCAGAAGAAGCTGGTGGAAGAGGCTGCAGAGAAATATACAGCTGACACTGGAGTTAAGATCAATGCGCAAGTGCTGCCGGCGGACGGAACCTTTGATACTTTCATTCAGACCCGCCTAGCCTCCGATCAATTGCCGGATATCAGCTACATGGGCGAGGGGGATATTCAGAAGTACAATGAAATGGGCATTCTCGAAGACATTAGTGATTTGCTTGCTGATGGTTCAATACCGGAGAAATTGGCAGCGATTACAATCCATTCTCCGGAGCAAAAAGTTATCGGTGTCGGCCTCTCCAACCAACTGGAGCTGCTGTACTACAGTAAAGCAAAGTTCGATGCTGCGGGCATCGCCTATCCGCCATCCAAGGTTGAGGATGCCTGGGATTGGGACACCTTCGTGAGCAATGCCAAGAAGCTGACCACTGATACCAAAGGCAAAACGGCCGCAGATGAGGGGTTCAACGCTTCATTGACAGAGAATTACGGCATCGGGTTTACCGCGGGACGTGAGTTCCATCACTTCTGGGCAGCCAATGCGAACGGAGGCGGTATTGTATCCCCGGACGGCAAGGAGTTTCTGTGGGATTCGCCCAAATCGGTTGAGGGTATCCAGAAGCTGGCCGATCTTATCAACAAGGACAAGGTAGCCTCGCCCTTCAATTATTCATGGACTACCGGCGCCGGTTCGGTCATTGATGCGCTGAGCGGCGGCTATGCGATGGCGGTCAGCGGCTCGTGGGATTTGGCTAACATCAAAGGCAATGATGATATCGGTGTCGGCGTGTTGCCAAAGATGGAACAAGCCGTAACGATGAACGCAGGTGCTCCACTGGTAGTTTACAATACGTCCAAGCATATTGAGGAAGCTAAGAAATTCTACGCTTACATGGTTAACCCGGAGAATGCCCTGGATCTGCTCAAGAGCGGAGCATGGCTGCCTAACCAAGCCGACTGGTACACCGACCCTGCCCTCATTGAGAAGTGGACTGCCGATCTTCCGGCAAGTGCCAAAGAAACGATTCTCAGTTATTCCACAACCAAGGATTCCATTGCACAGTGGCCTGCTTATTATGTTCCGGCCTATCTTAAGATGAATACAGAATACGAGAAATCCATCGACAAGGCG carries:
- a CDS encoding LacI family DNA-binding transcriptional regulator; protein product: MSKTSIKHIAAKANVSIATVSYVLNGTRNVRPETRQRVVEAIEELNYKPNDIAKSLKLNRTNTIGVIAEDVTVFNAPEIIDGINDFGDRHDLHILLVNLRLNKRIGRNFADIEAYRKYASNAVSELLSKQVDGIIYIGVHTRDLTGLIDADDKPIVYTYGYTRDDISIHYNDEQASYEAMSHLVAKGHSRIAVISGLMDSIPSRQRLNGYYRAITDFELPFDPLLIKMGDWERESGYRLTGELLSLPEPPTAILSMNDVMVVGVLQAADERGVKVPEDLSVIGFDNREFSDYLRPRITTMELPLHEMGYQAIESLYNVINGNESAPLIMPECRLIERDSVAAVNDVR
- a CDS encoding extracellular solute-binding protein, encoding MKFGKRTLVLSLALTMVFASLAGCSGNGEKNTGNTAAKATEKAANDKGGTSGKDITLELLYWGDDAQKKLVEEAAEKYTADTGVKINAQVLPADGTFDTFIQTRLASDQLPDISYMGEGDIQKYNEMGILEDISDLLADGSIPEKLAAITIHSPEQKVIGVGLSNQLELLYYSKAKFDAAGIAYPPSKVEDAWDWDTFVSNAKKLTTDTKGKTAADEGFNASLTENYGIGFTAGREFHHFWAANANGGGIVSPDGKEFLWDSPKSVEGIQKLADLINKDKVASPFNYSWTTGAGSVIDALSGGYAMAVSGSWDLANIKGNDDIGVGVLPKMEQAVTMNAGAPLVVYNTSKHIEEAKKFYAYMVNPENALDLLKSGAWLPNQADWYTDPALIEKWTADLPASAKETILSYSTTKDSIAQWPAYYVPAYLKMNTEYEKSIDKALTGQKSVKDIYDEIMPTIKKLWESGKVS